The nucleotide sequence AATGAGAGGCTCCCCTATTCTTACTCTCACTTGATCCCATGCTGCCTCTCTTTTGATTCTCGGAGGGTTATGGGGGCAGGGAGGGGCACAATACCTCAGTGTACAGCTTCCACAAAGGCTGAACCCTCCCAGTTCAGATGTCCTTTTGTTAGAGAAGAACCACAATTTTAGCCTAATTCCGAACCTGCATACCTTTACATAGACTGGAATCAGTAGCAACTGCCGTGTTTCCCATACCAGATCATTCAGAGAGCAAATTGTATTCAAGATACAAAGCTAAAACATTTATAAGAGTCTCTTCAAACAAAACTGCGGGaaaatgcatctttttattttgtatcacTACACTTTCTATTTATTTCCCTGTTGAAAcagtattaatattttgtgaaatagaAGCCATGAAAGCCAAGTCAGTAATAAAAAGTAGAGTTGCATTAGGACTAAGCTGTGAATCCAAattcaaagttattatttttgatGTACATTTGCAGGCTCAAACTAGACACTGTTTGTTTTGAATGGCTGATATTGATGTCTATTAGGTGTAGTTTCTCAGTTTAGAAGGGTGTGAATGAAAGGCAGTGCATCTACTCCACACCGTGGCAAAGAGCAgtagctgcagtgtgtgtgtgtgtgtgtgtgtgtgtgagggtccaCTGAACCCTATCCAGATCCCTGATGCAGGTCTCATCTCAATATCATGGGTCACCTCCACTGTGAGCCTTTCATTATGACTGTCAAACCCAATTTATCATAAATTACTATTTATGATACACTTTGAGGGCAGGGGAAATTCACAGATCATGTATTTGGAAATTATGGGGATTATGGGGAGTCAGGACTATAACCACTATAGACATGTCCTacctgtataaatataaatatttatatgtatgatataaatacagttattcaatcaaaaattataaaagtaaaaatactgaaatactgaTGTTAAATGATAATAACatgttaatacatttaatgtaatgtattcctgtgatgaaaaagtATTCAGCATTAAAAAAGAaggttcagcatcattactgcagtcttcagtgtcacatgatccttcagaaatagggttgcaaaggggtggaTCATTTCTGGTAAATTTCCAGACAGTTCCTGGAGCGTTTCCAaaatttctgaaatgtttctgaaataattTACTGGAAATGTTCCTCTTTTTGCAACTCAATAATATAAAAGTACcgacacttttgataaatttaacatccttgcagaataaaaaataatatacatttctatCAAAAAGTAATACAAACAGTTAAActatagtgtgtgtttgtgtgtgtgtatgtatgtatatatatatatatatatatatatatatatatatatatatatatatatatatatatatatatatatatatatatatatgtgtgtgtgtatgcgtgtgtgtgtgtgtgtgtgttacgaatgcttcaaaacaaaacacacacacacaaaggattATGACTTCCTAAATACATTTTCAAGAGGGGAAATACTTTGGGAGTTGTTTGGGTCCCACAAATCTTGAATATGTGGACTACTAGAAAATCAGGGTTGAATCCttctttttagaaatgttttcttatctGTCCTCCAGACTTCAAGAAGAAAATGCCCTACGGCAAGAAGCAGAAAACAACCTCAACACCTTCAGACAAGTGAGGAGCACTCCATTCCCGACTCATTCATGGATCATGAATAAGTTCTCATACCGCTGTCATGAATTTCACTTTTGATTCCAGGATGTGGATGAAGCAGCTCTGAACCGCGTACAGCTGGAGAGGAAGATTGATGCTCTGCAGGATGAGATCAGTTTCCTGAGGAAGGTCCATGAGGAGGTGTGCTCTCCCCCCCACTCTCTCCACACCACCTCCATCTGTTCACCTCATCCATGTCTCCTTTCATTTTACTCCCAACTGGCATCAAATCTGTTCATTTAACCTGATCATTCGATCAGATTAAATCAGACACCATTATATTCACCTGTAAACTTCTCTCTCTCGTTCACCCTTCTTCCTTGTTCGCTGTAGGAGATGAGGCAGCTGCAGGAGCAACTGATCGCCCAGCAGGTTCATGTGGATCTGGATGTGTCTAAGCCAGACCTAACCACTGCCCTGAAGGAGATCAGAGCTCAGTTTGAGGCCATGGCCACCTCCAATATGCAGGAGACTGAGGAGTGGTATCGCTCGAAggttacagaaacacacacacacacatgcattctctTTAGTGGATTTGCTATATTAGAAGATTTGAAgtgcaaaatagttttttttaatataatataataacatatttttttaataattagtttGCTGATCTGACTGATGCAGCGGGCCGTAACGCAGAGGCTCTGAGACAAGCTAAGCAGGAGGCCAACGAGTATCGTCGGCAGATTCAGGGCCTGACCTGTGACCTGGAATCTCTTCGTGGATCTGTAAGTATTCACTAAACTCGTCATCACGGCAAATTTACCGTACTTGACAGCAAAGTCATCCTCCTCTCAAAACCATTTCAAGCGTCTCACACTGTCTTTAAGAACGAGTCCCTGGAGCGCCAGCTGCGAGAGATGGAGGAGCGTTTTGCCATAGAGACGGCCGGTTACCAGGACACTGTGGCCCGTCTGGAGGATGAGATCCAGATGCTGAAGGAGGAGATGGCCAGACACTTGCAGGAGTACCAGGATCTGCTCAATGTCAAACTGGCCCTGGATATTGAAATTGCCACCTACAGGAAGCTGCTCGAAGGAGAGGAAAGCAGGTGAGAGGAGAGAAATGGCATCAACCATAATAATTTGAGTATTTTTGTTCAGATATTATTAATTGAATATCTTCCACCTCTTCTAGAATCACTGTTCCGGTGCAGAACTTCACCAACTTACAGTTTAGAGGTGAGTGATTCTTCATCCATTTGTTGATTTCTGCTTGGATTAAATGTCTCTATTTAataatccctctctctctctctctctctctctctctctctctctctctgtgtgtgtgtgtgtgtgttttgttagaCACCAGCTTGGACACTAAGCTGACTCCTGAGGCGCATGTGAAGAGGAGCATAGTTGTGCGAACCGTTGAGACTCGTGATGGAGAGGTAAACACTAGGAGGCGCTCTTCatcaacctttaaaaaaaaaaaaaaaaaaaaaaaagaatatatatatatatatatatatatatatatatatatatatatatatatatatatatatatatatatatatatatatatatatatatatatatatatatatatatatatatatatatatatatatatatatatatatataaaataataataataataatactaattatattaataataataataataattgacaccCAGTTTACATGAATAGACATCTACTTCGTCATCAgctgatgacaacattttcttttcCAACTATctcacaaaataattaaattatctattttttcattaatttaaattaaattgcattaaagcaGAAGTGCCCAAAAATCAAACTTGATTGAAAACCATGGGCCAAAAGTTACATCCCAAACTGCAttattttagtaacactttacaataaggtcccattaatggtatttagtaaaaatattaaataaaatctattcatTGCTAGTTCCTGTTAgtccattaaataaaattaataataacattcattttcaatactgtatttgtatatgttgaaattaacattaactaagattaacacatggtttagatgtatttttttgtttatgttaaagggatagttcaccccaaaatgaaagttctgttattaattacttatcctcatgtcattcaaaacacaTAAGACGTTtgctcatctttggaacacaaattaagatatttttgataaaatccatgagctttctgaccctccatagatgTGCTGTGTACTCTAGTGACCACACATCCATTGACAGAGAAaagattgttgaataaagtccgaattttgttttctttgggcaccaaaagtattcttgtagcttcataaaattacagttgaaccactgatggcatgaactattttaataatgtccttactacctttctgggccttgaacgtatcagttgctgtctatgcagagtcagaaagctctcggatttcatcgaaaaatatcttcatttgtgttccgaagatgaacgaatgtcttacaggtttggaacggcatgagggtgcGTAATTAGTGACAAAATTTGTCCCTTTAACTACCGCAGTTAACTAAAGCTAGCAAATTTTGTAAAGCGTTATCATTTTTTCAAACCAATTTGACTTAGATTCCATAAAtttcaatgcaatgcaaaaaaaaaaagatgaattagAAATATGCTTTCCCAGAGGTCTATGGCATGCCAGGCCGAATGAAAGGTCATTAACTGATTTATACTTAGCCATCTATAGCCTTGGGCATCTCTGCATTacagatttgtttatttatcttttaatttgttCATTGTTTGAACAATGAACCTATGCTATCTAACCTACGCAATCTTTCTTTCAAAGATCATTAAGGAGTCCACCACGGAGAGAAAGGATCTGCCGTAATCACTCTCAGACACTGGACTGGATGCAGCTGAagagttcatcactaatgcttcTGGATGCTGTGATTAAACCTGATTTCTTGCCCTGCTTATTCTCTGCTAGTCTATATAGTTTCTGGGAACTATATTCAGTTAAATTAGCCACTATAAGCAAGAAGCAACTGCGTTTTGATGTCTTTCTCTCCCTGGGATTCTCTCTTTATCTGTCTTTATTTGTGGCAACGAGTCTTTACATGATATTAGACTAGTTTATCGCCGATTGTGCCATAAAGAATCAAGGTTGGACAAATGAAAGTAGAAAGTAGAACAAGATGTAGCTAGCGGTCAGAGCGGGTGCACGGGGAATATAGTTTTTTGTCAAGCACAAACTGTAGAGAATGCAATGTATTGCAGTCTTACTAGATGAAGAAGAGCAGGATTGGAAGGTTTTGAATCTAAATGGTCAGTGTTAATGTATGGCAGAAAGAAAACTCTAACAGAAAAGTCTTTCTGAGGGTTTTAAAGGAATGAAGGTGCTATATGAACATTTTACCCCACATTTTTCTCTTTCAATGCGCAAATACAATGTTTTTACACAGAAGCTAACTAAATCATATGGACCCaggttaaaatgatttaaaatgcttgTTGATTGTTAATTGACCTGTAGAAAACATATTAATAGTACATTTTAATCAACAAAAAACACTGAACTCATTTAGTAAACATCTCACATATTATCTTAAGGTGCAGTCTTAATTTTCATTAATCAATGACATTTTGCCGAATTCCAGTAATTTGGGAATTTGTGTGTTCTGGAGTTTCCCATGCAGATTGCGCTCATGTTCAAGTTTGCAACATGAATTCACTGCGCTGACCAGCAggaagctgcttggtttgaaactGACTTCTTTGTGACCCTCATCCTTCTCCAAACTATTGAATGTAGACATTTTTGCATGCAAAATGTAGCTGCAATTTGGCTAATGTGACTAAAAATGAATATTGAATCATATAGAATATTCAATTATTAGAATAttgatactaataaaaaaataatttgatttggtAGTGTGTGTTCTGTTTACTGTATGAGCTTATCAACTTTATTTTGCAATTTGGAAGTAAGATGTTTTCTGTGAAAGTGCCAGATGTCCGATTACATGGATGACAATTAAAAGAAtagtaaaatgcagtaaaacttttTGTGCTACAAACCACTGTTACAGTAATGAAGTTTACAATAATGaagaaacataaatgtttttgtatagCTAAAAATAAGTCAAAAGCAGATATCACAGGAAGcacattcaagttacaaatggccaaaaataaggtggataaaagAGGACTTCTCAACACGAGCACATAGGCATTGCAGCTGATGCATTCTGACTGACTAATAATGACTTCAAACTGAACGAAATAGGAAGTGACAGTGATCTCCTGTCACATGTGATGTAATCATGTCAAGGGGGCAGAAGGTTTGAGTGACAGGTATGTGTGACAGGGTCACTGATATGGTGCGGATCCCACGCTTGGTTAGAGGGAATTACACACACTTTGTCAGGGTATGTTGACAGGGCAGAGAAGT is from Carassius auratus strain Wakin chromosome 28, ASM336829v1, whole genome shotgun sequence and encodes:
- the LOC113047237 gene encoding glial fibrillary acidic protein, whose product is MEPQRAFSSYRKRFGTSGGSPSVGVTSRHSTGRLSLHSSPRHLTSSPITLSTSRLSLGGERLDFSADSLLKAQYRETRTNEKVEMMGLNDRFASYIEKVRFLEQQNKMLVAELNQLRGKEPSRLGDIYQEELRELRRQVDGLNAGKARLEIERDNLASDLATLKQRLQEENALRQEAENNLNTFRQDVDEAALNRVQLERKIDALQDEISFLRKVHEEEMRQLQEQLIAQQVHVDLDVSKPDLTTALKEIRAQFEAMATSNMQETEEWYRSKFADLTDAAGRNAEALRQAKQEANEYRRQIQGLTCDLESLRGSNESLERQLREMEERFAIETAGYQDTVARLEDEIQMLKEEMARHLQEYQDLLNVKLALDIEIATYRKLLEGEESRITVPVQNFTNLQFRDTSLDTKLTPEAHVKRSIVVRTVETRDGEIIKESTTERKDLP